A genomic window from Bdellovibrio sp. SKB1291214 includes:
- a CDS encoding carbon-nitrogen hydrolase family protein, with protein sequence MSSELVVAVAQMTSIDDVDANLMQIEALLEDIFKSHKPRLVGFPENCLYMRVKEGEKIHGFPLDHEAFHKVAALAKKYDTHLHLGSVPLQLEGHLYNSSVLVTPKGEVKSTYQKLHLFDIHLEGQKPIRESDVFRHGQRPSVIEVDGWKIGETICYDIRFAELFSQYARKEVDLIMVPAAFLVKTGEAHWEILLRARAIESQSYLMASAQGGTHQGINGGVRETYGHSLIIDPWGAIIGQVEKRSIGYSVMTLTKERIDGVRRQIPMKYHRRLPVA encoded by the coding sequence ATGAGTTCGGAGCTGGTAGTTGCGGTAGCGCAAATGACCTCCATCGATGACGTCGATGCGAACCTGATGCAAATCGAAGCGCTCTTGGAAGACATCTTTAAATCTCACAAACCACGTTTGGTGGGGTTCCCAGAAAATTGCCTCTACATGCGAGTGAAAGAGGGTGAAAAAATCCACGGATTTCCTCTGGATCACGAGGCCTTTCATAAAGTCGCAGCCTTAGCTAAAAAATACGATACACATCTGCATTTGGGATCAGTGCCTTTGCAGCTTGAAGGTCACTTGTACAACTCATCGGTGTTGGTTACTCCCAAAGGAGAAGTGAAATCGACTTATCAAAAATTGCATTTATTCGACATTCACCTTGAAGGCCAAAAGCCGATTCGTGAATCTGATGTTTTCCGTCATGGTCAACGTCCTAGTGTGATTGAAGTCGATGGTTGGAAAATCGGTGAAACGATTTGTTACGACATTCGCTTTGCTGAATTGTTCTCTCAATATGCTCGCAAAGAAGTTGATTTGATCATGGTCCCTGCGGCCTTCCTTGTGAAAACAGGGGAAGCACATTGGGAAATCTTACTGCGCGCGCGTGCCATTGAGAGTCAGTCTTATTTAATGGCGAGTGCTCAAGGCGGAACTCACCAAGGAATCAACGGGGGAGTGCGTGAAACGTACGGCCACAGTTTGATTATTGACCCATGGGGAGCGATCATTGGCCAAGTAGAGAAGCGTTCAATCGGTTATTCAGTGATGACTCTTACCAAAGAGCGAATTGACGGAGTTCGTCGTCAAATCCCAATGAAGTACCACAGACGGCTTCCAGTTGCCTAA
- a CDS encoding KOW motif-containing protein, with the protein MKLKIKKGATVQVISGSDKGKKGTVLAVDAKAMKISVQGVKVQTHYDKKDGLLKKEGFIDYSNVKLVEAAAAKKPAKKTAKQKST; encoded by the coding sequence ATGAAATTGAAAATCAAAAAAGGCGCAACTGTACAAGTTATCTCTGGCTCTGACAAAGGTAAGAAGGGCACAGTTTTGGCTGTAGACGCTAAAGCGATGAAAATCAGCGTTCAAGGTGTGAAAGTTCAAACACACTACGATAAAAAAGATGGTCTTTTGAAAAAAGAAGGCTTCATCGATTATTCTAACGTTAAATTGGTTGAAGCAGCTGCTGCTAAAAAGCCAGCTAAAAAAACAGCTAAACAAAAGTCCACGTAG
- the rpmB gene encoding 50S ribosomal protein L28: MSKCEITGKGPVVKNLVSHSNIKTKTTAQPNVQKKRIFSRSLNSMVRLNIATSALRDMEHVGGFDAYILGANDATLSKRAMAVKMRIKKKISSKK, from the coding sequence ATGAGCAAATGTGAAATCACTGGAAAAGGCCCAGTTGTAAAAAACTTGGTATCTCACTCCAACATCAAAACTAAAACAACTGCACAACCAAATGTTCAGAAAAAACGCATCTTTAGCCGTTCTTTGAACTCTATGGTTCGCTTGAACATCGCAACTTCTGCGCTTCGTGACATGGAACACGTTGGCGGTTTTGATGCATATATCTTGGGTGCTAACGACGCGACTCTTTCTAAAAGAGCGATGGCAGTTAAGATGAGAATCAAAAAGAAAATCTCTTCTAAGAAATAA
- the rpsR gene encoding 30S ribosomal protein S18: protein MKKTTRSKYRQEFSGDHVFDYKDPASLTRFIGDGGKITPSRISKLSVAQQKRVAAAVKKARNLALLPSGTDAYDSFHRAEAISPVPFEI, encoded by the coding sequence ATGAAAAAGACAACTCGTAGCAAATATAGACAAGAATTCTCTGGCGACCACGTATTCGATTACAAAGATCCAGCATCTTTGACTCGTTTTATCGGTGACGGTGGCAAAATCACTCCATCTCGCATCTCTAAATTGTCCGTAGCTCAACAAAAACGTGTAGCTGCAGCAGTTAAAAAAGCTCGTAACTTGGCTCTATTGCCATCTGGTACTGACGCTTACGACTCTTTCCACAGAGCAGAAGCTATCTCTCCAGTTCCTTTCGAGATCTAA
- a CDS encoding helix-turn-helix domain-containing protein, translated as MSPKRFREIRLGLDLTQDDAALILGVADKTVISRYEAGGRRPSNLMSAVMEVLALLPKKESQKLIDLLLKQMSKIKEDSGE; from the coding sequence GTGAGTCCAAAGAGATTTAGAGAAATTCGTTTGGGATTGGACTTAACCCAGGATGATGCTGCCCTCATTCTTGGAGTGGCGGATAAGACTGTTATCAGTCGATATGAGGCCGGAGGTCGCCGTCCAAGTAATTTGATGAGTGCGGTGATGGAAGTGCTGGCGTTGCTTCCAAAGAAGGAGTCACAGAAGCTGATTGATCTATTGCTAAAACAAATGAGCAAGATCAAGGAGGACTCTGGTGAGTAG
- a CDS encoding type IV secretory system conjugative DNA transfer family protein: MLSCPRQWIYNQDRQLNNNNDSKELFGIVMLIVLFVVLAFHNLAPQILSAIVRHRYITASVISFVVVFFFAKFRTEFAERSKAKEVKTRLNRVTAKDSIFLGTSVEQKPVYIPLTARRMHTQIVGTTNAGKTESVILPWAIDDIKNGRGLILIDGKSDKGLLDKLYAYAVKYKRSKDFRMLSLVNPETSSSINPLKGGSADEVTERIFAAFSFEDEYYKNLQYEILKQTLYLFEGAEVIPTFNKLIQAITNPSVLMSLANSTDDPGLTAWADRFVALSKEDREKRTSGLVNQLGHFTSGETAILFNSDMPQIDIEHVMREGLIVYFQLPVLKTPTLGKATAKLVLQCIQSSVSSRHLDEDKSFPFFGVYLDDFTEYLIPSFVSLLNKSRSANVGITFAHQAQGDLGALGEEVKNTIQTNSNLKVFMRTNEPETAEYFSRLIGTKEGTKMTERAKKGLFGSEMTGDGSVRDVEEFIYHPNTFKKELGTGDGVIVVPFNDGAFTERLKFQMQPDLKAHKLPRIAKAKVEFIELKGSQNRSSILEAS, from the coding sequence ATGCTCAGTTGTCCGAGGCAATGGATCTACAATCAGGATCGTCAATTGAACAATAATAACGATAGCAAAGAGCTATTCGGGATTGTCATGTTGATTGTTCTATTTGTGGTACTGGCGTTTCATAATTTGGCGCCGCAAATACTGAGTGCCATTGTTAGACACCGATATATAACTGCATCAGTCATATCGTTTGTGGTCGTATTTTTTTTCGCGAAGTTTAGAACTGAGTTTGCTGAAAGGTCGAAAGCGAAGGAGGTCAAAACCCGCCTGAATCGTGTTACTGCGAAGGATAGCATTTTCCTTGGGACGTCGGTAGAGCAGAAGCCAGTCTACATTCCACTGACGGCAAGACGGATGCACACGCAGATTGTCGGAACGACAAATGCCGGAAAAACGGAGTCGGTGATTTTGCCTTGGGCAATTGATGATATCAAGAATGGCCGAGGACTTATTTTGATTGACGGAAAGTCTGACAAGGGTTTGTTGGACAAATTATACGCCTATGCTGTGAAGTATAAGCGATCTAAAGATTTCAGGATGTTATCGCTAGTAAATCCGGAAACGAGTTCAAGTATTAATCCATTAAAGGGGGGATCTGCTGACGAAGTGACGGAGCGAATCTTTGCTGCGTTCTCTTTTGAAGATGAATATTACAAAAATCTTCAATACGAGATCTTAAAGCAGACTCTTTATTTGTTTGAAGGAGCTGAAGTGATTCCGACTTTCAATAAATTGATTCAGGCAATTACGAATCCATCAGTTCTTATGTCTTTGGCGAATTCTACTGACGACCCAGGTTTAACGGCCTGGGCGGATCGCTTCGTTGCTCTGTCAAAAGAAGATCGGGAAAAGAGAACGAGTGGCCTAGTTAATCAGTTGGGACATTTTACCTCGGGGGAAACGGCGATTCTCTTTAACTCTGACATGCCCCAGATCGACATTGAGCATGTGATGCGTGAAGGATTGATCGTATATTTCCAATTGCCTGTTTTAAAAACTCCAACACTCGGAAAGGCAACAGCCAAGTTGGTACTTCAATGTATCCAAAGCTCAGTATCAAGTCGGCATTTGGATGAAGACAAGAGCTTCCCATTTTTTGGTGTCTATCTGGATGACTTTACCGAGTACTTGATTCCGAGTTTCGTCAGCCTCCTAAATAAATCTAGAAGTGCAAATGTTGGAATCACTTTTGCGCATCAAGCTCAGGGAGACCTTGGTGCATTGGGTGAGGAAGTGAAGAACACAATCCAGACAAATTCAAACCTAAAAGTTTTCATGCGAACGAATGAGCCTGAAACTGCTGAGTATTTTTCAAGACTGATCGGAACCAAAGAGGGAACCAAGATGACTGAGAGAGCCAAGAAAGGATTGTTTGGAAGTGAGATGACTGGAGATGGGTCAGTACGTGATGTCGAGGAGTTCATTTATCATCCCAATACCTTCAAGAAAGAACTTGGTACGGGGGACGGAGTTATTGTCGTTCCATTTAATGACGGTGCATTTACGGAGCGCCTGAAGTTTCAAATGCAACCCGATTTGAAAGCACACAAGCTTCCTCGGATTGCGAAGGCGAAAGTTGAGTTCATTGAACTTAAAGGTTCTCAAAATAGATCTTCAATATTGGAGGCAAGCTGA
- a CDS encoding TrbG/VirB9 family P-type conjugative transfer protein, whose translation MRVAFLIHFAAIFLTCHSFANIKTLTPKTDEIVDIKTALGIATIVQMPETVQSAISGDLSAYRIEYLDQAVTIKPLRGSAKTNLYLFTKSRRYILRLAVVPQNLANYVVYIKNRDSGTVLRWTSNGKTVSTPDLSMKLLRTSTTADGFVLLDAEVTAKASQTLLPANFWIWQGKDSKPIQSLFLSRKELRKGQQSMIGISIRKADLKIQEVVLELQTSSKNLRIEIPKEAL comes from the coding sequence TTGAGGGTTGCTTTCCTAATTCATTTCGCTGCTATTTTCCTGACGTGTCATTCGTTCGCAAACATCAAAACTCTGACACCAAAGACTGATGAAATTGTCGATATCAAGACTGCTCTTGGTATCGCAACTATCGTGCAAATGCCTGAAACAGTTCAGTCCGCTATTTCGGGAGACCTGTCTGCGTATCGCATTGAATATTTAGATCAAGCGGTAACGATTAAGCCATTGCGTGGTAGCGCAAAGACGAATCTGTATCTTTTTACGAAGTCTCGTAGGTACATACTTCGTCTTGCCGTGGTTCCTCAAAACCTTGCTAACTACGTTGTTTATATCAAGAACAGAGACTCTGGGACGGTCCTACGTTGGACGAGTAATGGGAAGACTGTCTCAACTCCTGATCTCTCAATGAAGCTTTTGAGGACCTCCACTACAGCAGACGGATTCGTGCTTTTGGATGCTGAGGTAACCGCGAAGGCTTCACAAACTCTGTTGCCGGCAAACTTTTGGATTTGGCAAGGAAAGGACTCGAAGCCAATCCAGAGTCTTTTTCTTTCACGCAAGGAATTGCGGAAAGGCCAACAGTCTATGATTGGCATTTCAATTAGAAAGGCTGATCTCAAAATTCAGGAAGTCGTGTTGGAACTTCAAACTTCTTCTAAAAACCTCAGAATTGAGATTCCCAAGGAGGCCCTATAG
- a CDS encoding TraE/TraK family type IV conjugative transfer system protein, with protein sequence METKSLIIKNYPKIVQEFARENFDLKVLSAALLAILFIMSGLIAYLVKRGPEVIALDATGAVAKLELKITDAQIASAIEEYLSYRYKWTPDTVAFQMKKAEVFIDPSLIPSFQKAMLDVQKFVKEKKVNQRVYPSDVKVDLKQMKVTVLADRITEFDSLSAATKLKVVFDFSSGDRTSLNPWGIYIRKETEGEIR encoded by the coding sequence ATGGAAACTAAATCACTGATTATTAAAAACTATCCGAAGATTGTGCAAGAGTTTGCGCGTGAGAACTTTGACCTTAAAGTTCTTTCGGCAGCGCTTTTGGCAATTCTCTTCATCATGTCGGGCCTGATTGCCTATTTGGTTAAGAGAGGCCCAGAGGTAATTGCGCTTGATGCGACTGGTGCTGTTGCAAAGCTCGAGTTAAAAATTACTGATGCGCAGATTGCTTCCGCGATTGAAGAGTATCTTTCATATCGCTACAAATGGACTCCAGACACTGTTGCTTTTCAGATGAAGAAAGCAGAGGTCTTTATTGACCCGAGCCTAATTCCTTCGTTTCAAAAGGCGATGTTGGATGTTCAAAAGTTTGTTAAAGAGAAGAAGGTGAATCAGAGAGTCTATCCGAGCGATGTCAAAGTCGACTTGAAACAGATGAAAGTCACGGTTTTGGCGGACCGAATTACCGAATTTGACAGTTTGAGTGCAGCAACAAAGCTGAAGGTAGTTTTTGATTTCTCATCGGGAGATCGAACAAGTCTGAATCCTTGGGGGATTTACATCCGTAAGGAAACTGAAGGGGAAATCCGTTGA
- a CDS encoding TraC family protein has product MSSNALCESLPYWEFESGSNPHLLLWDGSLSSGIEIVPKDIGCLDAPAINQITLNLRTLVNSLPEKMTAQVCVKVEAEFGDVLERHSNLRITDNEFLMTLDDDRISELSGQVQREEVYRPRVFFFLKTESPEKPSALALKKTQKFAVTYGNDMSSAIQSLMQALQNAQSILGSAGFQSKVLSREQLISLAYKHLNPKRSREVDAPTIAARPESLESESPRNQLIFGDLILNQEDFVLDRTLTRVLTLKTLPESTFAGMMSLFANVAFKYEMIFSFHIPDQASEIKGLEQKRRMAHSLTTNNHGRVSDLEGESRLAQTTDLIREIIDTGQRVFVGELLLILREENTAQGNKRINLRSKEILSCFRKLSGAEGIQETVGAWKIFSNELIGSPMALVRGKKMKSNNLADFLPLYGSDAGDDRPLVLTHTRSGSLYALDSYDSKLNNYNSLVTGSSGAGKSFTNNFFMLQQIARGVKLFVIDVGGSYKKLTNIMKGQYFEINLTAEYALNPFQLQNPGEKVSSERIKALVNIIEQMIVDEGEKLLRFDRVLIEEALAAVFEDIRTKTPQRSPQISDFARHCEKSKEETLKRIGKLLYPWIGNSAYGKLIDRQGKINADSPVVAFDLKGLAQYPDLQSVVTLILTGFILDQVELNKGVPKRVLLDEAWSFLQSKAASTFMEYAARALRKTGSGITFITQGVEEIVESAIGSAILNNTATKMILQQQGDTKILKEALRLKSQEVRLIESLDRRKGAFSDVFVMNGDSRQVLRIQPSPVEYWISTSDASDNCYLQGIIDSGVSLEGAILKAAKEAPFGVDSSATKVAA; this is encoded by the coding sequence ATGAGTAGCAACGCTTTATGTGAGTCGCTTCCATATTGGGAGTTTGAATCTGGTTCAAACCCTCATCTTTTACTTTGGGATGGATCGCTATCAAGTGGAATCGAAATCGTTCCAAAAGATATTGGCTGTCTGGATGCTCCTGCCATTAACCAAATCACTTTGAATCTAAGGACGTTGGTTAATTCCTTGCCGGAGAAGATGACGGCCCAAGTTTGTGTAAAGGTAGAGGCTGAATTCGGTGATGTTCTGGAGAGACACTCGAATCTTAGAATTACAGATAATGAGTTTTTAATGACTTTGGATGATGATCGTATCAGTGAGTTAAGTGGCCAAGTTCAGCGAGAGGAAGTTTATCGCCCGAGGGTTTTCTTTTTCCTGAAAACCGAGTCGCCTGAAAAGCCATCTGCACTCGCCCTGAAGAAAACACAGAAGTTTGCTGTGACGTACGGAAATGACATGTCGTCAGCGATTCAAAGTTTAATGCAGGCTTTGCAGAATGCTCAATCAATTTTGGGTTCAGCGGGCTTCCAGAGCAAAGTTCTATCTCGTGAACAATTGATTTCACTTGCATACAAACACTTAAATCCAAAAAGGTCCCGGGAAGTAGATGCTCCGACAATTGCCGCGAGACCCGAGTCGCTGGAGAGCGAGTCTCCGAGAAATCAATTGATTTTCGGAGATTTAATTCTTAATCAAGAGGACTTTGTTTTGGATCGAACTCTTACAAGGGTTTTGACGCTAAAAACTCTCCCGGAATCAACATTTGCGGGCATGATGAGCCTCTTTGCAAATGTAGCATTCAAATACGAAATGATCTTTTCTTTCCATATTCCAGATCAGGCCTCAGAGATTAAAGGCTTAGAGCAGAAGCGGCGTATGGCTCACTCGCTTACAACTAATAACCATGGTCGTGTAAGTGATTTGGAAGGCGAATCTCGCCTCGCACAGACTACTGATTTGATTAGGGAGATTATTGATACTGGCCAAAGAGTGTTCGTCGGTGAACTGCTATTGATACTTCGTGAGGAAAATACGGCCCAAGGGAACAAACGAATTAATCTTCGCAGCAAAGAAATCCTGTCATGCTTTAGGAAACTCAGTGGAGCAGAGGGAATTCAAGAAACTGTTGGAGCCTGGAAGATATTCTCGAATGAGCTCATAGGAAGTCCTATGGCGCTTGTTCGTGGCAAAAAGATGAAGTCAAACAACTTGGCTGACTTTCTTCCCCTGTATGGAAGTGATGCCGGGGATGATCGACCACTGGTGCTGACTCATACTCGGTCGGGTTCTCTTTATGCACTTGATTCGTATGATTCCAAACTAAATAACTACAACTCATTAGTGACTGGTTCTAGCGGCGCAGGGAAGAGTTTTACCAACAATTTCTTCATGCTTCAGCAAATAGCTCGCGGAGTGAAGCTTTTCGTTATTGACGTTGGAGGAAGTTATAAAAAGCTAACGAATATTATGAAGGGTCAATACTTTGAAATCAATTTGACCGCTGAGTATGCCCTTAATCCCTTTCAACTTCAGAATCCCGGAGAAAAAGTTTCTTCGGAACGCATTAAGGCTCTAGTTAATATCATAGAGCAAATGATCGTAGATGAAGGGGAGAAGCTTCTACGTTTTGACCGTGTTTTGATTGAGGAGGCATTGGCGGCTGTATTCGAGGATATTCGTACTAAGACTCCTCAGAGATCGCCACAGATTTCTGACTTCGCTAGACATTGTGAAAAGTCTAAGGAGGAGACTCTTAAGCGTATTGGAAAGCTTTTGTATCCTTGGATTGGAAACAGTGCCTACGGCAAGCTCATTGATCGTCAGGGGAAGATTAATGCTGATAGTCCTGTAGTTGCTTTCGATTTGAAGGGGCTTGCGCAGTATCCTGATCTTCAGTCAGTCGTAACTTTGATTCTCACGGGATTTATTTTGGATCAGGTGGAGTTAAACAAGGGCGTACCAAAGCGTGTTTTGCTTGATGAAGCTTGGTCCTTCCTTCAGAGCAAAGCCGCAAGCACGTTCATGGAGTATGCGGCGAGAGCCCTCAGGAAAACGGGCTCAGGAATCACGTTTATTACTCAGGGAGTTGAAGAGATCGTTGAGAGTGCGATTGGTTCGGCAATTCTTAATAACACGGCAACCAAAATGATTCTTCAGCAACAAGGAGACACAAAGATATTGAAAGAGGCTCTGCGCTTAAAATCTCAAGAGGTTCGATTAATTGAAAGTTTAGATCGTAGGAAAGGCGCCTTTAGCGATGTTTTTGTGATGAATGGAGACTCAAGGCAAGTGCTGCGAATCCAACCGTCGCCAGTGGAATACTGGATTTCAACGAGTGATGCTTCTGACAACTGCTATTTGCAAGGAATTATAGATAGTGGCGTCTCGCTTGAAGGAGCAATTCTGAAAGCTGCGAAAGAAGCTCCTTTTGGAGTTGATTCATCGGCGACAAAGGTGGCTGCGTGA
- a CDS encoding TrbC/VirB2 family protein: MLQARSFKKIDLVKVALVILLFMLSILMIPIVAQASVESSLMGVQTKLTRVILPVLSVIGIALAGLSFITGHENAKKHIIYAIIGTAIGFGAQSIADMISQTVR; the protein is encoded by the coding sequence ATGCTGCAAGCTAGGAGCTTCAAGAAAATCGACTTGGTGAAAGTAGCTTTGGTTATCTTACTTTTCATGTTGAGCATCTTGATGATTCCTATTGTTGCGCAAGCAAGTGTCGAATCCTCGCTCATGGGAGTTCAGACAAAACTTACGAGGGTAATCCTGCCTGTTCTTTCCGTAATTGGAATTGCTCTTGCCGGGCTTTCCTTTATTACCGGGCACGAGAACGCTAAGAAACACATTATCTATGCGATCATAGGAACTGCCATTGGATTTGGGGCTCAGTCTATTGCAGACATGATTTCCCAAACGGTCAGGTAG